A genome region from Solirubrobacter pauli includes the following:
- a CDS encoding ABC transporter ATP-binding protein: MTLDSNDAIRVRGLRKAYGDHVALDGVDLTVARGEVLALLGPNGAGKTTLVEILEGHRKADAGSVSVLGFDPARREREFRERIGVVLQETGLDLEIKVREALVLYAAAYPKRRDIDEVLGLVGLGDRGDAKARELSGGQRRRLDLALGIVGDPELVFLDEPTTGFDPAARRQSWELIDSLRALGKTIFLTTHYMDEAQHLADRVVVLARGNVIADNTPDKLGRSEESVVSFRVVPGITLPAGARVERGIATFTSVSPTRDLAPLLGWAAAHDVELEGLTVARPTLEDVYLELTA; the protein is encoded by the coding sequence ATGACATTGGACTCCAACGACGCGATCCGGGTGCGCGGGCTCCGCAAGGCCTACGGGGACCACGTGGCGCTCGACGGCGTCGACCTGACCGTGGCGCGCGGCGAGGTGCTGGCGCTGCTCGGGCCCAACGGCGCGGGCAAGACGACGCTGGTCGAGATCCTCGAGGGGCACCGGAAGGCGGACGCCGGCAGCGTGTCCGTCCTCGGCTTCGATCCTGCGCGCCGCGAGCGCGAGTTCCGCGAGCGGATCGGCGTCGTGCTGCAGGAGACCGGGCTCGACCTCGAGATCAAGGTGCGCGAGGCGCTCGTGCTCTACGCGGCGGCCTACCCCAAGCGGCGCGACATCGACGAGGTGCTCGGGCTGGTCGGGCTCGGCGACCGCGGCGACGCGAAGGCGCGCGAGCTGTCGGGAGGCCAGCGGCGCCGGCTGGACCTCGCGCTCGGGATCGTCGGCGACCCCGAGCTGGTCTTCCTCGACGAGCCGACGACCGGCTTCGACCCCGCCGCGCGCCGCCAGTCGTGGGAGCTGATCGACTCCCTGCGCGCGCTCGGCAAGACCATCTTCCTGACGACGCACTACATGGACGAGGCGCAGCACCTCGCCGACCGCGTCGTCGTGCTCGCGCGCGGGAACGTGATCGCCGACAACACGCCGGACAAGCTCGGGCGCTCGGAGGAGTCGGTCGTGAGCTTCCGCGTCGTCCCCGGCATCACGCTCCCCGCGGGCGCGCGCGTGGAGCGCGGGATCGCGACCTTCACCTCGGTCTCGCCGACGCGCGACCTCGCGCCGCTGCTCGGCTGGGCCGCCGCCCACGACGTCGAGCTCGAAGGGCTCACCGTCGCCCGTCCCACCCTGGAAGACGTCTACCTGGAGCTGACCGCATGA
- a CDS encoding helix-turn-helix transcriptional regulator has translation MATGGLLGRRAELAAIDLALEQRGGGVLAFSGEGGIGKTRLLDELTARAGDALVLSGRASEWERELPFGVWEDALSDHAAFLGVDRLERLLGDQVAELAAVLPLVGQVPAGLQDERFRTHRAVRSLLEGLALQRPVVLLLDDLQWADDASLELVAALLRRAPRGRVLLALAFRPAPVRPLLATALATAGRDGRVIEHALSTLSFADAETLLGADVPAVVRGEIYEAGGGNPFFLQQLARQVAAGRTVTAGPGAAGVPQAVARALDQEIAALSEAGRALAQGAAVAGDPVDLDLAIAAAGLDQPQQAAPPPHGAPPAHGAPPPHGAASLGEPIHAAPSGDAVALAALDELLAGTLLVATDVPRRFRFRHPLVRHAIYESAAGGWRIGAHGRAAAALEARGGSLAARAHHLERCARPGDEVAVGVLIEAGRHAAARAPATAAERFAAALRLLPETPETLSSRLELLVGLAQARAATGQLERALESLDAGLDMVGPELAPVRARLVAGCAMCENLLGRHAAAHARLLSELAALGEGSFAAADLEVELAADALYDSDFAGVVDWARRARATASEVGVPGFAAVATALECFGALGLGEIATAQALRADAAARLDALDDGALAGRLDTAYYLGFAEFFCEHYDDAIRHFRRGIGVSRASGQGQFVIPMTIGLAHALEVRGRLDEAAEHADAAVEGARLWGNPQMLCFALTADAWVSALRGELDRARSAGAEAMALLDGLDESVLSRATRVHVAAAQLEAGEPEGCLAAMSAGGAPEFRGVEPGRRAWLYAILARAELALGRPDAAADWVTRGEAAAHGLGLPYAEAAVLCARAQLEHEGPGALGSAAELADSVGAVIQASRARLLAGQIEGDVALLQRAESDLAACGALRLRDEAARELRRLGVKTGARRRRAAGTDGLAALSGREREIADLVALGRTNKEIAAELFLSEKTIENHMTRVFSKLGVSRRTEVASAVGRDS, from the coding sequence TTGGCTACTGGCGGACTTCTCGGACGACGGGCGGAGCTGGCCGCGATCGACCTCGCGCTCGAGCAGCGCGGCGGGGGTGTGCTGGCGTTCTCCGGTGAGGGCGGGATCGGGAAGACGCGGCTGCTGGACGAGCTGACCGCACGCGCCGGCGACGCGCTCGTGCTGTCGGGTCGTGCCTCCGAGTGGGAACGCGAGCTGCCGTTCGGCGTCTGGGAGGACGCGCTGTCCGACCACGCCGCATTCCTCGGCGTCGACCGGCTCGAGCGCCTGCTCGGCGACCAGGTGGCGGAGCTGGCGGCGGTGCTGCCGCTGGTCGGCCAGGTACCGGCGGGTCTGCAGGACGAGCGCTTCCGCACGCACCGCGCCGTGCGCTCGCTGCTCGAAGGGCTCGCGCTGCAGCGGCCGGTCGTGCTGCTGCTGGACGACCTGCAATGGGCCGACGACGCGTCGCTGGAGCTGGTGGCCGCGCTGCTGCGGCGGGCACCGCGCGGGCGCGTGCTGCTCGCGCTGGCGTTCAGGCCGGCGCCGGTGCGGCCGTTGCTCGCGACCGCGCTGGCCACCGCCGGGCGCGACGGCCGCGTGATCGAGCACGCGCTCTCGACGCTGTCGTTCGCCGACGCCGAGACGCTCCTCGGCGCCGACGTGCCCGCCGTCGTGCGCGGCGAGATCTACGAGGCCGGCGGCGGCAATCCGTTCTTCCTCCAGCAGCTCGCACGCCAGGTGGCCGCGGGCCGCACGGTCACGGCCGGCCCGGGCGCGGCGGGCGTGCCGCAGGCGGTCGCACGCGCGCTCGACCAGGAGATCGCCGCGCTGAGCGAGGCGGGCCGCGCGCTGGCGCAGGGCGCCGCGGTGGCCGGCGACCCGGTCGACCTCGACCTGGCGATCGCGGCGGCCGGGCTGGACCAGCCCCAACAGGCCGCGCCACCCCCACACGGCGCGCCACCCGCGCACGGCGCGCCACCCCCGCACGGCGCCGCCTCCCTCGGCGAGCCGATCCACGCGGCCCCGTCCGGCGACGCGGTCGCCCTCGCTGCGCTCGACGAGCTCCTGGCGGGCACGCTGCTGGTCGCGACCGACGTGCCGCGGCGGTTCCGGTTCCGGCATCCCCTGGTGCGGCACGCGATCTACGAGTCGGCCGCCGGCGGCTGGCGGATCGGCGCGCACGGGCGCGCGGCGGCCGCGCTCGAGGCGCGCGGCGGGTCGCTCGCCGCGCGGGCACATCATCTGGAGCGGTGCGCGCGGCCGGGTGACGAGGTGGCGGTCGGTGTGCTGATCGAGGCCGGGCGCCATGCCGCCGCGCGTGCTCCCGCCACGGCCGCCGAGCGGTTCGCCGCGGCGTTGCGGCTGCTGCCCGAGACGCCCGAGACGCTGTCCAGCCGGCTGGAGCTGCTGGTCGGGCTCGCGCAGGCCCGGGCGGCGACGGGGCAGCTCGAGCGCGCGTTGGAGTCGCTGGACGCGGGCCTGGACATGGTCGGCCCGGAGCTTGCGCCCGTGCGTGCGCGACTCGTCGCGGGCTGCGCGATGTGCGAGAACCTGCTCGGGCGGCACGCCGCCGCTCACGCCCGGCTGCTGAGCGAGCTGGCCGCACTCGGCGAGGGGTCGTTCGCGGCCGCCGACCTCGAGGTCGAGCTCGCCGCCGACGCGCTCTACGACAGCGACTTCGCCGGGGTCGTCGACTGGGCGCGACGGGCACGGGCGACCGCCTCGGAGGTCGGCGTGCCCGGATTCGCCGCCGTGGCGACCGCGCTCGAGTGCTTCGGCGCGCTCGGGCTGGGCGAGATCGCGACGGCGCAGGCGCTGCGCGCGGACGCGGCGGCGCGGTTGGACGCGCTCGACGACGGCGCGCTCGCGGGCCGGCTGGACACCGCCTACTACCTGGGCTTCGCGGAGTTCTTCTGCGAGCACTACGACGACGCGATCCGCCACTTCCGCCGCGGCATCGGCGTCTCGCGCGCGTCCGGGCAGGGCCAGTTCGTGATCCCGATGACGATCGGGCTCGCGCACGCGCTCGAGGTCCGCGGCCGCCTCGACGAGGCGGCCGAGCACGCCGACGCCGCCGTCGAGGGCGCCCGCCTCTGGGGCAACCCGCAGATGCTGTGCTTCGCCCTCACCGCCGACGCCTGGGTGAGCGCGCTGCGCGGCGAGCTGGACCGTGCGCGCTCCGCCGGCGCCGAGGCGATGGCGCTGCTCGACGGCCTCGACGAGAGCGTCCTCTCGCGCGCCACCCGCGTCCACGTCGCCGCCGCGCAGCTCGAGGCCGGCGAGCCCGAGGGCTGCCTGGCGGCGATGAGCGCGGGCGGCGCGCCGGAGTTCCGCGGCGTCGAGCCGGGCCGCCGCGCCTGGCTGTACGCGATCCTCGCCCGCGCCGAGCTCGCCCTGGGCCGCCCGGACGCGGCGGCCGACTGGGTCACGCGCGGCGAGGCGGCCGCGCACGGCCTCGGCCTCCCCTACGCCGAGGCCGCCGTGCTGTGCGCCCGCGCCCAACTCGAACATGAGGGCCCTGGGGCTTTAGGTTCGGCCGCGGAGCTCGCGGACTCCGTCGGCGCGGTCATCCAGGCGTCCCGTGCACGACTGCTGGCGGGGCAGATCGAGGGCGACGTGGCGCTGCTCCAGCGGGCCGAGTCCGACCTCGCGGCGTGCGGCGCGCTCCGCCTGCGCGACGAGGCCGCGCGCGAGCTCCGGCGGCTCGGCGTGAAGACCGGCGCGCGCCGGCGGCGGGCGGCCGGCACGGACGGGCTCGCCGCGCTGTCCGGACGCGAGCGCGAGATCGCCGACCTGGTCGCGCTCGGCCGCACGAACAAGGAGATCGCGGCCGAGCTGTTCCTGTCGGAGAAGACGATCGAGAACCACATGACGCGCGTGTTCAGCAAGCTCGGCGTCTCACGGCGCACCGAGGTCGCGAGCGCGGTCGGGCGCGACTCTTGA
- a CDS encoding response regulator gives MAAGVRVLLADDQRVVREGLGTLLNLLEGIELVATAADGEEALQLAAEHNPDVVLMDLRMPRMDGTEAIRRLAARGTASIALTTYADDASVLGALRAGARGYLTKDAGAEQIKAAVEAVARGEAALDPAIQHHVLAAVSAPAQPGLPDELTPREAEVLALIAEGLTNTEIAERLVVSPATVKSHVNHLFAKIGARDRAQAVVYAYANGLARA, from the coding sequence ATGGCTGCCGGTGTGAGGGTCCTCCTGGCCGACGACCAGCGCGTCGTGCGCGAGGGCCTCGGCACGCTGCTCAACCTGCTCGAGGGCATCGAGCTCGTGGCCACCGCCGCGGACGGCGAGGAGGCGCTCCAGCTCGCGGCCGAGCACAACCCGGACGTCGTGCTGATGGACCTGCGGATGCCGCGCATGGACGGCACCGAGGCGATCAGGCGGCTCGCCGCGCGCGGCACCGCCAGCATCGCCCTGACCACCTACGCCGACGACGCGTCCGTGCTCGGCGCGCTGCGCGCCGGCGCCCGCGGGTACCTCACGAAGGACGCGGGCGCGGAGCAGATCAAGGCCGCGGTCGAAGCGGTCGCCCGCGGCGAGGCGGCGCTGGACCCCGCGATCCAGCATCACGTCCTCGCCGCGGTGAGCGCCCCCGCGCAGCCCGGCCTTCCGGACGAGCTGACCCCCCGCGAGGCCGAGGTGCTGGCCTTGATCGCGGAGGGCCTGACCAACACGGAGATCGCAGAGCGGCTGGTGGTGTCACCGGCGACGGTCAAGAGCCACGTCAACCACCTGTTCGCCAAGATCGGCGCGCGCGACCGCGCGCAGGCCGTCGTGTACGCGTACGCGAACGGCCTGGCGCGGGCCTAG
- a CDS encoding sensor histidine kinase: protein MRLRDISPPGKHGPPVAMRVIAVASVGAIFLSALFTDPRPSFSQDGLLVVLAMLLMAVGLTLGLRRYEWWPGARFTGLCAIGVAVLIFAAVQPDSAGYVGVYFIVVLAGLRLDREAAAFVCLTTVAGLVLIFAFEDEAVGMIVGLLFSLAPWFFVMRLVRRLAATANELQESRTAHAESAALAERGRVARELHDVLAHSLSALALQLEGARLLAQSKGSDPEVVESLQRAHHLATTGLSEARQAISALRGDDLPAIEDLAAAFPGATFTVSGTPHEPTSEAKLALYRTAQEALTNVRRHSRAPDHVDIRLDFAPDGTTLTVQDHGEQAPAVNGGGYGLTGMRERAELLGGRLNAGPTNDGFRVELWLPV from the coding sequence GTGAGGCTTCGCGACATCTCCCCGCCGGGCAAGCACGGCCCGCCCGTGGCGATGCGCGTGATCGCGGTCGCGTCGGTCGGGGCGATCTTCCTCTCGGCGCTCTTCACCGACCCCAGGCCGAGCTTCAGCCAGGACGGCCTGCTGGTCGTGCTCGCGATGCTGCTGATGGCGGTCGGCCTGACGCTCGGGCTCAGGCGCTACGAGTGGTGGCCCGGCGCGCGGTTCACCGGCCTCTGCGCGATCGGGGTCGCGGTGCTGATCTTCGCCGCGGTGCAACCCGACAGCGCCGGCTACGTCGGCGTGTACTTCATCGTCGTGCTCGCCGGGCTGCGGCTGGACCGCGAGGCGGCGGCGTTCGTCTGCCTGACCACGGTCGCCGGCCTCGTGCTGATCTTCGCCTTCGAGGACGAGGCCGTGGGCATGATCGTCGGCCTGCTGTTCAGCCTCGCACCGTGGTTCTTCGTCATGCGGCTCGTCCGCCGGCTCGCCGCCACCGCGAACGAGTTGCAGGAGTCGCGCACGGCGCACGCCGAGTCCGCGGCGCTCGCCGAGCGCGGTCGCGTCGCCCGCGAGCTGCACGACGTCCTGGCGCACAGCCTCTCCGCCCTCGCACTCCAGCTCGAAGGCGCGCGCCTGCTCGCGCAGAGCAAGGGCTCGGACCCGGAGGTCGTCGAGAGCCTGCAGCGCGCGCACCACCTCGCCACCACCGGGCTCTCCGAGGCACGTCAGGCGATCAGCGCCCTGCGCGGCGACGACCTGCCCGCGATCGAGGACCTCGCCGCCGCGTTCCCCGGCGCCACGTTCACCGTCAGCGGCACGCCACACGAGCCGACGTCCGAGGCCAAGCTCGCCCTCTACCGCACCGCCCAGGAGGCCCTCACGAACGTGCGCCGCCACTCCCGCGCTCCCGACCACGTGGACATCCGCCTCGACTTCGCGCCGGACGGCACCACCTTGACCGTCCAGGACCACGGCGAGCAGGCGCCGGCCGTCAACGGCGGCGGCTACGGGTTGACCGGGATGCGCGAACGCGCCGAGCTGCTCGGCGGCCGGCTGAACGCGGGCCCGACGAACGACGGCTTCCGGGTGGAGCTATGGCTGCCGGTGTGA
- a CDS encoding glycoside hydrolase family 13 protein translates to MSWFQSAVVYQIYPRSFADSDGDGIGDLGGVIGRLDYLAELGVDVVWLSPFYPSPQDDNGYDISDYQDVDPVFGTLEVFDELLAGLHARGMKLVIDLVVNHTSDEHPWFRDPAKRDWYWWRKTPPNDWRSFFSGPAWELDPESGEYYLHLFSRKQPDLNWENPEVREAIYSMMRWWLDRGVDGFRMDVINLISKDLATGVYFNGPRIHEFLHEMHEAVFEGRSGLLAVGEMPNVSVEEARLYTDPARREVDMVFQFEHVALDQGPDSKWDIRALELPALKRSFGRWQAGLADVGWNSLYWDNHDQPRAVSRFGDDGEHRVAAAKMLATVLHLHRGTPYVYQGEELGMTNAPFNTIEDFRDIESLNHYAEAVEGGASPDDVLLALRKMGRDNARTPMQWTSARHAGFTSGEPWIPVNPNHAAINAEAAVADPDSVFHHYRRLIELRHSLPVIARGDFTMRLPDDERVYAFTRSLDGEELLVLGNFTGDPVVVEIEGWTGAEEALIGSPGLALGPWEGKAFRR, encoded by the coding sequence ATGTCGTGGTTCCAGAGCGCGGTCGTCTACCAGATCTACCCGCGGTCCTTCGCGGATTCCGACGGCGACGGGATCGGTGATCTCGGCGGGGTGATCGGCCGGCTCGACTACCTCGCCGAGCTGGGCGTCGACGTCGTCTGGCTCTCGCCGTTCTATCCCTCGCCCCAGGACGACAACGGCTACGACATCAGCGACTACCAGGACGTCGATCCGGTCTTCGGGACGCTCGAGGTGTTCGACGAGCTGCTGGCGGGGCTGCACGCGCGCGGGATGAAGCTCGTCATCGACCTGGTCGTGAACCACACGTCGGACGAGCACCCGTGGTTCCGCGACCCGGCCAAGCGGGACTGGTACTGGTGGCGCAAGACGCCGCCGAACGACTGGCGCTCGTTCTTCAGCGGGCCCGCCTGGGAGCTCGACCCCGAGTCCGGCGAGTACTACCTGCACCTGTTCTCGCGCAAGCAGCCGGACCTCAACTGGGAGAACCCGGAGGTCCGCGAGGCGATCTACTCGATGATGCGCTGGTGGCTGGACCGCGGGGTCGACGGGTTCCGGATGGACGTCATCAACCTCATCTCCAAGGACCTCGCGACCGGCGTGTACTTCAACGGGCCGCGCATCCACGAGTTCCTGCACGAGATGCACGAGGCGGTGTTCGAGGGGCGCTCGGGGTTGCTCGCGGTAGGGGAGATGCCGAACGTGTCGGTCGAGGAGGCCCGCCTCTACACCGACCCGGCACGCCGCGAGGTCGACATGGTCTTCCAGTTCGAGCACGTGGCGCTGGACCAGGGCCCGGACTCCAAGTGGGACATCCGGGCGCTGGAGCTGCCCGCGCTCAAGCGGTCGTTCGGCCGCTGGCAGGCGGGCCTGGCCGACGTCGGGTGGAACTCCCTCTACTGGGACAACCACGACCAGCCGCGCGCGGTCTCGCGCTTCGGCGACGACGGCGAGCACCGCGTGGCCGCCGCGAAGATGCTCGCCACCGTCCTGCACCTGCACCGCGGGACGCCGTACGTCTACCAGGGCGAAGAGCTGGGCATGACCAACGCGCCCTTCAACACGATCGAGGACTTCCGCGACATCGAGTCGCTCAACCACTACGCCGAGGCGGTGGAGGGCGGCGCCTCACCCGACGACGTGCTGCTCGCGCTGCGCAAGATGGGCCGTGACAACGCGCGCACGCCGATGCAGTGGACCAGCGCCCGGCACGCCGGCTTCACCTCCGGCGAGCCGTGGATCCCCGTCAACCCGAACCACGCTGCGATCAACGCGGAGGCCGCGGTCGCCGACCCGGACTCCGTCTTCCACCACTACCGGCGGCTGATCGAGCTGCGCCACTCGCTGCCCGTGATCGCCCGCGGCGACTTCACCATGCGGCTCCCGGACGACGAGCGCGTCTACGCCTTCACGCGTTCCCTGGACGGCGAGGAGCTGCTCGTGCTCGGCAACTTCACGGGCGACCCGGTGGTCGTCGAGATCGAGGGCTGGACGGGCGCCGAGGAGGCGCTCATCGGGAGCCCAGGCCTGGCCCTGGGTCCATGGGAGGGGAAGGCCTTTCGGCGCTGA
- a CDS encoding uracil-xanthine permease family protein has product MWKLRREGQVIAPDERLPMPAMFGLGAQHVLAMFGSTAIVPVLIDFPVSTTLLFSGIGTLLFVLITGNRVPSYTGSSFAFIAPVIAASAEGGPEQALGGIVAAGVVLALLGLLIDRVGYRIVEFLLPPVVTGAIVALIGLNLAPVAKDQFSQQAGIALFTLIAILLATVALRGLAQKLSVFLGVAAGYIFAAILGKVDWTAVHAADWVGFPDFMSPSFDLSAILLVVPSVVLVLIAENAAHVKAVAAMTERDLDPLIGRSIAADGAATTLAGLFGGVGTTTYAENIGVMGLTRVYSTLAYIIAGCIAIALALLPKFGAIISAIPVGVLGGAVTVLFGLIAVLGARIWIDNRVDFRDPVNLTTAGVALIVGAGDFTLHWGDYTFAGIALGTVAAIVAYQVLRALSAERPSPPMDPGPGLGSR; this is encoded by the coding sequence ATGTGGAAGCTGCGCCGAGAGGGACAGGTCATCGCGCCGGACGAGCGGCTGCCGATGCCGGCGATGTTCGGGCTCGGAGCCCAGCACGTGCTGGCGATGTTCGGCTCGACGGCGATCGTGCCCGTGCTGATCGACTTCCCGGTCAGCACGACCCTGCTGTTCTCGGGCATCGGCACGCTGCTGTTCGTGCTGATCACGGGCAACCGCGTGCCGAGCTACACGGGCTCGAGCTTCGCGTTCATCGCCCCGGTGATCGCCGCCAGCGCCGAGGGCGGCCCGGAGCAGGCGCTGGGCGGCATCGTCGCCGCGGGCGTCGTGCTGGCGCTGCTCGGCCTCCTGATCGATCGCGTCGGCTATCGGATCGTCGAGTTCCTGCTGCCACCCGTGGTCACCGGCGCGATCGTGGCGCTGATCGGCCTCAACCTCGCGCCCGTCGCCAAGGACCAGTTCTCCCAACAGGCGGGGATCGCGCTCTTCACGCTGATCGCGATCCTGCTGGCCACCGTCGCCCTGCGCGGCCTCGCCCAGAAGCTGTCGGTGTTCCTCGGCGTGGCCGCGGGCTACATCTTCGCCGCGATCCTCGGCAAGGTCGACTGGACCGCGGTCCACGCCGCCGACTGGGTCGGCTTCCCCGACTTCATGTCCCCGAGCTTCGACCTGAGCGCGATCCTGCTCGTCGTCCCCTCGGTCGTGCTCGTCCTGATCGCCGAGAACGCCGCCCACGTGAAGGCCGTCGCGGCGATGACCGAGCGTGACCTGGACCCGCTGATCGGCCGCTCGATCGCCGCCGACGGCGCCGCCACCACGCTCGCCGGCCTGTTCGGCGGCGTCGGCACCACCACCTACGCCGAGAACATCGGCGTGATGGGCCTCACCCGCGTGTACTCCACGCTCGCCTACATCATCGCCGGCTGCATCGCGATCGCCCTCGCGCTGCTGCCCAAGTTCGGCGCGATCATCTCGGCCATTCCGGTCGGCGTCCTCGGCGGCGCCGTCACCGTGCTCTTCGGCCTCATCGCCGTCCTCGGCGCGCGCATCTGGATCGACAACCGGGTCGACTTCCGCGACCCCGTCAACCTCACCACGGCCGGTGTGGCGTTGATCGTCGGCGCCGGCGACTTCACGCTGCACTGGGGCGACTACACGTTCGCGGGCATCGCGCTCGGCACGGTCGCGGCGATCGTCGCCTACCAGGTGCTGCGCGCCCTCAGCGCCGAAAGGCCTTCCCCTCCCATGGACCCAGGGCCAGGCCTGGGCTCCCGATGA
- a CDS encoding ABC transporter permease, which translates to MIALTQQWLVARVRLTLRNPRALVFTFAFPLILIVLFSALNGNAEVDAYGEKIRFAQFYTPAIAMFSLVTACYTSLILGIATARDQGLLKRVRATPLPMSIYLGSWVVGAMLTGIGAVLVLFLVSVPAFGVEISARTLPAAVLTLVLGSACLASLGVAVASLVKSAEQAMPVAQLTFLPVSFISGIWFPLDGAPSWLVDVSHFFPLSRIVTAFGSCFTPGTSFHAGDLVPIVIWTAAGLLVAVRRFRWEP; encoded by the coding sequence ATGATCGCCCTCACGCAGCAGTGGCTCGTCGCCCGCGTGCGGCTGACCCTGCGCAACCCCCGTGCGCTCGTGTTCACGTTCGCGTTCCCGCTGATCCTGATCGTGCTCTTCAGCGCGCTCAACGGCAACGCGGAGGTCGATGCGTACGGCGAGAAGATCCGCTTCGCGCAGTTCTACACGCCCGCGATCGCGATGTTCAGCCTCGTCACCGCGTGCTACACGTCGCTGATCCTGGGCATCGCCACCGCGCGCGACCAGGGGCTCCTGAAGCGCGTGCGCGCGACGCCGCTGCCGATGTCGATCTACCTCGGCTCGTGGGTCGTCGGCGCCATGCTCACCGGGATCGGCGCGGTCCTCGTGCTGTTCCTCGTGTCCGTGCCCGCGTTCGGGGTGGAGATCAGCGCCCGCACGCTGCCGGCCGCGGTGCTCACGCTCGTGCTCGGCAGCGCGTGCCTGGCGTCGCTGGGCGTGGCCGTCGCGTCGCTGGTCAAGAGCGCCGAGCAGGCGATGCCGGTCGCGCAGCTGACGTTCCTGCCCGTGTCGTTCATCAGCGGCATCTGGTTCCCGCTGGACGGCGCGCCCAGCTGGCTCGTCGACGTCTCGCACTTCTTCCCGCTGTCGCGCATCGTCACCGCGTTCGGGAGCTGCTTCACCCCGGGCACGAGCTTCCACGCCGGTGACCTCGTCCCGATCGTGATCTGGACGGCCGCCGGGCTGCTGGTGGCGGTGCGCCGCTTCCGCTGGGAGCCGTAG
- a CDS encoding acyltransferase family protein → MARITRPRYESFDGMRGLACILIVCLHVWMYTDANWPRPGRTDLLDRVVGEFRIALMFFFVLSGFLLALPWAAGRTPNLRRYAARRFARVAPGYWLAVAGSFLLLAGTGHGREVAAHDLPKFIFFIPNLFEETRNLLDPPMWSLHVEVSFYIVLPLIGFALLRAKRPLLSVCAVLIAAGLVWTTIGTLEAWPPEVTWTLPSYIGVLTCGIGAAVLAQRHPPRFIGTAGVLIVLANSVWHSNGTGDVGHAVGDLPAAVGFGLILWSMAYRESRILASRFMVWTGTVSFGVYLWHMPVLFWLGLNERLPERFVPAALWIFPITFALAALSWYFVERPAMRLGDKVVPSRSPRRSPRAAES, encoded by the coding sequence GTGGCGCGGATAACTCGCCCCCGCTACGAGTCCTTCGACGGGATGCGCGGCCTCGCGTGCATCCTCATCGTCTGCCTGCACGTGTGGATGTACACCGACGCGAACTGGCCGCGGCCGGGGCGCACCGACCTGCTCGACCGCGTCGTCGGCGAGTTCCGGATCGCGCTGATGTTCTTCTTCGTGCTGTCGGGCTTCCTGCTGGCGCTGCCGTGGGCGGCCGGGCGCACGCCCAACCTGCGGCGCTACGCGGCGCGCCGGTTCGCGCGCGTGGCGCCGGGCTACTGGCTGGCGGTGGCCGGCTCGTTCCTGCTGCTGGCCGGCACGGGCCACGGCCGCGAGGTCGCGGCCCACGACCTGCCGAAGTTCATCTTCTTCATCCCGAACCTGTTCGAGGAGACGCGCAACCTGCTCGACCCGCCGATGTGGTCGCTGCACGTGGAGGTGAGCTTCTACATCGTGCTCCCGCTGATCGGGTTCGCGCTGCTGCGGGCGAAGCGGCCGCTGCTGTCGGTGTGCGCGGTGCTGATCGCCGCCGGGCTCGTGTGGACGACGATCGGGACGCTCGAGGCGTGGCCGCCCGAGGTGACGTGGACGCTGCCGTCGTACATCGGCGTGCTCACGTGCGGGATCGGCGCGGCCGTGCTCGCCCAGCGCCACCCGCCGCGCTTCATCGGCACGGCGGGGGTGTTGATCGTGCTGGCCAACTCGGTCTGGCACTCGAACGGCACCGGCGACGTCGGGCACGCGGTCGGTGACCTGCCCGCCGCGGTCGGCTTCGGCCTGATCCTGTGGTCGATGGCCTACCGCGAGAGCCGGATCCTCGCGTCGCGCTTCATGGTCTGGACCGGCACCGTGTCGTTCGGCGTGTACCTGTGGCACATGCCGGTCCTGTTCTGGCTCGGGCTCAACGAGCGGCTGCCGGAGCGGTTCGTCCCGGCGGCGCTGTGGATCTTCCCGATCACGTTCGCGCTCGCGGCGCTCAGCTGGTACTTCGTCGAGCGGCCCGCGATGCGGCTGGGCGACAAGGTCGTGCCCTCGCGGTCGCCCCGCCGCTCGCCGCGTGCCGCCGAGAGCTAG